A genomic window from Pecten maximus chromosome 2, xPecMax1.1, whole genome shotgun sequence includes:
- the LOC117321490 gene encoding monocarboxylate transporter 9-like, translating to MSAYAAHSSNEYLSKAKRACNRFQLLCHVPFLLICVSLLTSHLGISMIYVHLTNYSISKGSTDIQASLLTSVIGITGSLGRLFVGLMGNVAEISNMVLYFGTYGIVGIATVLLQLYVTTYTGQMIYSIVFGTYCGCCYVLLNTITPELLGIDNLASAFGFEMFFAGAGSLIGVVLAGVVVDSGGTYETAFTMAGVSILVAAVLVLAADAFRNVSNPRQKITTREEEALNADGTNYTSELDVPSVLPTRPCR from the exons ATGTCGGCGTATGCTGCACATTCCTCAAACGAGTACCTTTCAAAAGCAAAGCGTGCTTGTAACCGATTTCAGTTGCTTTGCCATGTGCCGTTTCTATTAATTTGTGTGAGTTTGCTAACAAGTCATCTCGGAATTTCTATGATATATGTGCATCTGACAAATTATTCAATATCAAAGGGTTCCACTGATATTCAAGCGTCGCTTCTAACTTCAGTTATTGGTATAACGGGTTCTCTTGGAAGACTTTTCGTCGGACTAATGGGAAATGTTGCGGAAATATCTAACATGGTGCTGTATTTTGGCACATATGGAATAGTAGGTATAGCAACAGTACTTTTACAACTGTATGTTACTACGTATACTGGACAGATGATTTATTCTATTGTGTTTGGAACTTATTGCGGTTGTTGCTATGTTTTACTGAATACAATTACTCCCGAACTATTGGGAATCGATAACCTAGCATCAGCCTTTGGATTCGAGATGTTCTTCGCTGGAGCAGGAAGTTTAATAGGTGTGGTATTAGCAG GTGTCGTCGTTGATAGTGGAGGGACATACGAAACTGCATTCACGATGGCTG GTGTGTCCATCCTCGTGGCCGCAGTTTTGGTACTAGCCGCTGATGCTTTCCGAAATGTGAGTAACCCGAGACAGAAAATAACCACAAGGGAGGAAGAAGCCTTGAATGCTGACGGCACGAACTATACCTCTGAACTTGATGTTCCTTCTGTCCTCCCAACGCGCCCATGCCGTTAA